The following proteins come from a genomic window of Malus sylvestris chromosome 4, drMalSylv7.2, whole genome shotgun sequence:
- the LOC126618833 gene encoding uncharacterized protein LOC126618833, producing the protein MPPRRDPRRAAEPNFPDITQLGAAMAQAFQANIRPPQRTPVETMYNLKLETFEGNEGYEGAEKWLDRIEQTFQVMQSQGNLPANRWVETTTWFLGREPAAWWINQSRHMAPERAAEWEVFKENFMKRFVPPEYIDRKKQEFTSLKQRNMSAHEYYRKFTDLSRYDSDLAGNQAEMLRRFKLGSKKKYRTFANALPCADYHEYFEILVRMEDSDNLPDSEDEEDKGNGQKKNEKGKGVSIPGPRQTQNFKKSGMSSSSSSGGFRATGPRRGGGRFGNGPRFSGQRGFGGTGSSGPPLCRRCNFRHHGECRRSSGACFTCGQTGHRAMYCPQNQQRPQQPVMPTSAPTQQNFNSGSYGQGGRGGAYHYQGDAAPYAPGQYHYSQDPYFQSGYSQDQGGYTSYPSMPASGSQWYQGGQPQQSGVAASSTGSFRPPAQTGQGRTHQGRGNQSGRGRGGRQSAQGRVNHISLQDAQNHPDLIMGGTYNEDEHIQGRQGGYDPATYQF; encoded by the exons atgccgcctcgtagagatccTCGCCGTGCTGCTGAGCCTAATTTCCCCGATATAACTCAGTTAGGGGCAGCAATGGCTCAAGCTTTTCAGGCTAATATCCGTCCTCCTCAGAGAACGCCCGTAGAGACGATGTATAATCTGAAACTGGAAACTTTTGAGGGAAATGAAGGTTATGAAGGGGCAGAAAAGTGGTTGGATCGAATTGAGCAGACCTTTCAAGTGATGCAAAGTCAGGGAAACCTGCCAGCTAATAGATGGGTGGAGACCACCACCTGGTTTTTGGGCCGTGAGCCAGCTGCGTGGTGGATAAATCAGTCGAGGCACATGGCACCTGAAAGGGCAGCCGAATGGGAGGTatttaaggaaaattttatgaaGAGATTTGTTCCTCCGGAATATATAGATCGCAAGAAACAGGAATTCACCAGTCTGAAGCAGAGGAATATGTCTGCACATGAGTACTACAGGAAGTTTACTGATTTATCCCGTTATGATTCTGATTTAGCGGGTAATCAAGCAGAAATGCTTCGTCGTTTCAAGCTAGGATCTAAGAAGAAGTACAGAACGTTTGCCAATGCACTTCCCTGTGCCGATTATCATGAGTATTTTGAGATTCTGGTCAGGATGGAAGACTCTGATAATCTTCCGGACAGTGAGGATGAAGAGGATAAGGGTAATGgtcagaagaaaaatgagaaaggtAAAGGTGTTTCCATTCCAGGACCTCGTCAGAcgcagaatttcaagaaaagtggaaTGAGTTCGAGTTCTTCCAGTGGTGGATTTAGAGCCACAGGTCCGAGGAGAGGAGGTGGTAGGTTTGGTAATGGACCTAGATTTTCTGGTCAGAGAGGCTTTGGTGGTACTGGTAGTTCGGGTCCTCCGTTATGTCGCCGTTGTAATTTCcgacatcatggggaatgtaggAGAAGCAGTGGTGCATGCTTTACATGTGGTCAGACAGGACATAGAGCTATGTATTGTCCCCAGAATCAGCAGAGGCCCCAGCAGCCTGTTATGCCAACATCAGCACCGACTCAACAGAACTTTAATTCAGGCAGTTATGGCCAAGgtggtcgtggtggtgcttatcACTATCAGGGTGATGCTGCTCCTTATGCTCCGGGACAGTATCACTATTCCCAGGATCCTTATTTTCAGAGTGGATATTCTCAGGATCAGGGAGGTTATACTTCATATCCGTCTATGCCAGCTAGCGGATCTCAGTGGTATCAGGGGGGCCAGCCCCAACAGAGCGGAGTTGCTGCTAGTAGTACAGGGTCGTTTAGGCCGCCTGCCCAGACAGGTCAAGGACGTACTCATCAGGGACGAGGTAACCAGAGTGGCAGAGGTCGTGGAGGACGACAGTCAGCTCAGGGACGTGTTAACCACATATCGCtacaagatgctcagaaccatccagacttgattatgg gtggaacttataacgaggacgagcacatccaggggcgtcaagggggttacgacccggcgacatacca gttctag